One Streptomyces sp. CNQ-509 DNA window includes the following coding sequences:
- a CDS encoding galactose oxidase-like domain-containing protein, protein MGYRPGKRFKKAAMGTGVVMVLAALNAPAAIGFAEEQYHEYRISRPGYQRQYGSWQVQDTPDSYHLNAIHATLLHTGKVLLIAGSGNDQKQFDAGTFRTVLWDPEKNSYEEIRTPADLFCAGHTQLADGRLLVAGGTARYELLDGDVERAGGRMLVKNENPDKPVRLKKGTGFIAPSGLVYRTTAAVTVPAAEKKTAKRGKTVVTAAEANVFVEAEEEGRGYVQDRQAQYAVEGLTGKQADNVYGLAQKLTMDKQDFQGIKDTFEFDPVRERYVRVDPMDKARWYPTLVTLPDGKVLSVSGLDEAGEILYGDNEVYDPETKKWSKAPNRYFPTYPALFLTAGGKLFYSGANAGYGPADRGRKPGIWDLKDNSFTTVPGMTDPDQLETAGSLLLPPAQDQKVMVLGGGGVGESAKSTPRTSIIDLTEDRPAYADGPDLPQGTRYLNSVILPDDTVFTSGGSADYRGRGDSDIHKAQFYDPGTNSFTRAADPEVGRNYHSEAVLLPDGRVATFGSDPLFGDKANTRPGTFEKRIEIFTPPYLYKAEEGERLSIGAGPGRPGRGQQATYEVEGAGRVAKARLIRPGSVTHVTDVEQRSVQLDVKKSAGKVTVTVPADPSLVPPGWYMLFVTDGKGVPSEAKWVHVP, encoded by the coding sequence ATGGGGTACCGGCCCGGCAAACGGTTCAAGAAGGCGGCGATGGGCACGGGCGTGGTCATGGTGCTGGCGGCACTCAACGCCCCCGCCGCCATCGGCTTCGCCGAGGAGCAGTACCACGAGTACCGAATATCCCGGCCGGGGTACCAGCGGCAGTACGGCTCCTGGCAGGTGCAGGACACCCCGGACTCGTACCACCTCAACGCCATCCACGCCACGCTGCTGCACACCGGCAAGGTGCTGCTCATCGCCGGCTCGGGCAACGACCAGAAGCAGTTCGACGCCGGCACCTTCCGCACCGTCCTGTGGGACCCGGAGAAGAACAGCTACGAGGAGATACGCACCCCCGCCGACCTGTTCTGCGCCGGCCACACCCAGCTCGCCGACGGCCGGCTGCTCGTCGCCGGCGGCACCGCCCGCTACGAGCTGCTCGACGGCGACGTCGAGCGCGCCGGCGGCCGGATGCTGGTGAAGAACGAGAACCCGGACAAGCCCGTCAGGCTCAAGAAGGGCACCGGCTTCATCGCCCCCTCCGGGCTCGTCTACCGCACCACCGCCGCCGTCACCGTCCCGGCCGCGGAGAAGAAGACGGCCAAGCGCGGCAAGACGGTCGTCACCGCCGCGGAGGCCAACGTCTTCGTCGAGGCCGAGGAGGAGGGCCGCGGCTACGTCCAGGACCGGCAGGCGCAGTACGCCGTCGAGGGCCTGACGGGCAAGCAGGCGGACAACGTCTACGGCCTGGCGCAGAAGCTCACCATGGACAAGCAGGACTTCCAGGGGATCAAGGACACCTTCGAGTTCGACCCGGTCCGGGAGCGCTACGTGCGCGTCGACCCGATGGACAAGGCCCGCTGGTACCCCACCCTCGTGACGCTGCCCGACGGCAAGGTCCTCTCGGTCTCGGGACTCGACGAGGCGGGCGAGATCCTCTACGGCGACAACGAGGTCTACGACCCGGAGACCAAGAAGTGGTCCAAGGCGCCGAACCGGTACTTCCCCACGTACCCCGCGCTCTTCCTCACCGCGGGCGGCAAGCTCTTCTACTCCGGCGCCAACGCCGGCTACGGCCCGGCCGACCGCGGCCGCAAGCCGGGCATCTGGGACCTGAAGGACAACTCCTTCACCACCGTGCCCGGCATGACCGACCCCGACCAACTGGAGACCGCGGGCTCCCTGCTGCTGCCGCCCGCGCAGGACCAGAAGGTCATGGTGCTCGGCGGCGGCGGGGTGGGGGAGTCGGCGAAGTCGACGCCGCGCACCTCGATCATCGACCTGACCGAGGACCGGCCGGCGTACGCGGACGGCCCCGACCTGCCGCAGGGCACCCGGTACCTCAACAGCGTGATCCTGCCCGACGACACGGTCTTCACCAGCGGCGGTTCCGCCGACTACCGCGGCCGCGGCGACAGCGACATCCACAAGGCCCAGTTCTACGACCCGGGCACCAACTCCTTCACCCGCGCCGCCGACCCGGAGGTCGGCCGGAACTACCACTCCGAGGCCGTGCTGCTCCCCGACGGCCGGGTGGCCACCTTCGGCTCCGACCCCCTCTTCGGCGACAAGGCCAACACCCGGCCCGGCACCTTCGAGAAGCGCATCGAGATCTTCACGCCGCCGTATCTGTACAAGGCCGAGGAGGGCGAGCGGCTGTCGATCGGCGCGGGTCCCGGGCGGCCGGGCCGCGGGCAGCAGGCGACGTACGAGGTCGAGGGGGCCGGGCGGGTGGCGAAGGCGCGGCTGATCCGGCCGGGCTCCGTCACCCATGTCACGGACGTCGAGCAGCGCTCGGTCCAGCTGGACGTGAAGAAGAGCGCCGGGAAGGTGACGGTGACGGTGCCGGCGGACCCGAGCCTGGTGCCGCCCGGCTGGTACATGCTCTTCGTCACCGACGGCAAGGGCGTGCCGTCCGAGGCGAAGTGGGTGCACGTGCCCTGA
- a CDS encoding glycoside hydrolase family 6 protein has protein sequence MSVRIRTLLSLLLLGVLLGCAPDGGDGDGDAARDGERARPATAAKTPFWVDPGSPAARQVQAYKQQGRAEDAALLERIASRPVAEWPAGHDPGGDVRTAVRGAEADGRTAVLVAYNIPHRDCGQHSAGGAADAAAYERWIGSFADGIGDAKALVILEPDAIPHVVDGCTPPELHEERYRLISGAIARLKQHPGVMVYLDAGNSSWIADPGKLAHALRQAGIGAADGFALNVSNFQRTGEQLAYGRRLSDHLDGAHFVVDTSRNGNGPLSGAPDKVWCNPPGRALGEPPTTRTGDERADAFLWVKRPGESDGPCRGGPEAGAWWPEYALGLARRAG, from the coding sequence ATGTCGGTGCGGATCCGTACGCTCCTCAGCCTCCTGCTCCTCGGGGTCCTGCTCGGCTGCGCGCCCGACGGCGGCGACGGGGACGGGGACGCGGCGCGGGACGGCGAGCGGGCGCGGCCGGCCACTGCGGCGAAGACGCCGTTCTGGGTGGACCCCGGCTCCCCGGCGGCCCGCCAGGTGCAGGCGTACAAGCAGCAGGGCCGGGCGGAGGACGCCGCGCTGCTGGAGCGGATCGCGAGCCGGCCGGTCGCCGAGTGGCCCGCGGGGCACGACCCCGGCGGCGACGTGCGCACCGCGGTGCGCGGCGCGGAGGCGGACGGGCGCACCGCGGTGCTCGTGGCGTACAACATCCCGCACCGCGACTGCGGCCAGCACTCCGCGGGCGGCGCCGCGGACGCCGCCGCGTACGAGCGGTGGATCGGCTCCTTCGCCGACGGCATCGGCGACGCGAAGGCGCTGGTGATCCTCGAACCCGACGCCATCCCGCACGTCGTGGACGGCTGCACCCCGCCGGAGCTGCACGAGGAGCGCTACCGGCTGATCTCCGGCGCCATCGCCCGGCTCAAGCAGCACCCGGGCGTCATGGTCTACCTCGACGCCGGGAACTCCTCCTGGATCGCCGACCCGGGCAAGCTCGCCCATGCGCTGCGGCAGGCCGGCATCGGCGCGGCCGACGGCTTCGCGCTCAACGTCTCCAACTTCCAGCGCACCGGAGAGCAGCTCGCCTACGGCCGCCGGCTCTCCGACCACCTGGACGGCGCCCACTTCGTCGTCGACACCAGCCGCAACGGCAACGGGCCGCTCTCCGGCGCCCCGGACAAGGTGTGGTGCAACCCCCCGGGCCGGGCGCTCGGCGAGCCGCCGACGACGCGGACGGGCGACGAGCGGGCCGACGCGTTCCTGTGGGTCAAGCGCCCCGGGGAGTCGGACGGGCCGTGCCGCGGGGGCCCCGAGGCCGGCGCCTGGTGGCCGGAGTACGCCCTGGGCCTGGCCCGCCGCGCGGGCTGA
- a CDS encoding DUF5937 family protein codes for MPMYMRFGPEDLLRCRFAISPVFETHEAIRTLRRTERHGYHRPWLRSLGDAAAGLDLAPLWIFMPNPGPGYTPDFLGGPPRDTYTSVADGLARLRATDPALAHAEMTMSFGTIPGAAESPLGRKLLADPAAAISLMADLTERAWHMLVEPFWPRLRDLLEADIDYRARQLASAGLGELFALLHHRLSYADGLLTVSTKSRDRYERDLAGDGLLLMPSAFVWPDVVTGFQPPWQPTVIYPARGVGSLWAEPGPGAGQALAKLLGGGRASVLAALDEPASTSALARRLGLAPSSVSAHLTVLKAAGLLTSHRERHRVLYERTPLGGALAAGG; via the coding sequence GTGCCGATGTACATGCGCTTCGGCCCGGAGGACCTGCTGCGCTGCCGCTTCGCGATCTCCCCGGTCTTCGAGACCCACGAGGCGATACGGACGCTGCGCCGCACCGAGCGCCACGGCTACCACCGGCCGTGGCTGCGCAGCCTCGGCGACGCCGCCGCCGGGCTCGACCTCGCCCCGCTGTGGATCTTCATGCCGAACCCCGGTCCCGGCTACACCCCGGACTTCCTCGGCGGCCCGCCGCGGGACACGTACACCTCGGTGGCCGACGGCCTCGCCCGGCTGCGCGCCACCGACCCGGCCCTCGCGCACGCCGAGATGACCATGTCGTTCGGCACCATTCCCGGCGCCGCCGAGTCCCCGCTCGGCCGCAAGCTGCTCGCCGATCCCGCCGCCGCGATCAGCCTGATGGCCGACCTCACCGAGCGCGCCTGGCACATGCTGGTCGAGCCGTTCTGGCCGCGGCTGCGCGACCTGCTGGAGGCGGACATCGACTACCGCGCCCGGCAACTCGCCTCCGCCGGTCTCGGCGAGCTGTTCGCGCTGCTGCACCACCGGCTGTCGTACGCGGACGGCCTGCTCACCGTGAGCACCAAGAGCCGCGACCGCTACGAGCGCGACCTCGCCGGCGACGGCCTGCTGCTGATGCCGAGCGCCTTCGTCTGGCCGGACGTGGTGACCGGTTTCCAGCCGCCCTGGCAGCCCACCGTCATCTACCCCGCCCGCGGCGTCGGCAGCCTGTGGGCGGAGCCGGGCCCCGGGGCGGGGCAGGCGCTGGCGAAGCTGCTCGGCGGCGGCCGGGCCTCGGTCCTCGCCGCGCTCGACGAGCCGGCCTCCACCTCCGCGCTGGCCCGCCGCCTCGGCCTGGCCCCCTCCTCGGTCTCCGCGCACCTGACCGTGCTGAAGGCGGCCGGCCTGCTGACGTCCCACCGCGAGCGCCACCGCGTGCTCTACGAGCGCACGCCGCTCGGCGGCGCGCTGGCCGCGGGCGGCTGA
- a CDS encoding MFS transporter, with translation MSDTTAPDGAAAPVPAAPPSGRDGTGVRAAAPPGTPAGPRARYADVFRVREFRFVFAAHVMSILGEVVAAIALTVLVYDRTGSPLLSALTLGVGLLPYLVGGTLLSSIADRLPARRVLVTCDLLAAVCFALMVLPGMPVAALLALRCVAGVISPVFTGTRIATLADILGTGDRFVLGRSVIRLTAQAAQLAGFALGGLLAAFSPRATLTLTALGMLGSALVLRFGTRARPARTAAGTPGRASTVGASLAAAGTFLRDRRIRALLLLTWIPPTFVVAPEALAAAYADDLGIGALGLGLLMTGMPIGAVTSEILAGSLLGPRGRERIVFPVAVLCTVPAIGFVTHPSFGWALPLLVLTGFGISYSLGLDQWFVAAVPEEMRGRAMTLQTAGLMTLQGVGMAGAGAVAEFAPVHLAVAAVGVTGTVCSLLVCLEVRRTRPKGETGLTAT, from the coding sequence ATGAGCGACACCACAGCCCCGGACGGCGCGGCCGCACCCGTGCCCGCGGCCCCGCCGTCCGGCCGGGACGGCACCGGCGTACGCGCCGCCGCACCCCCCGGCACCCCCGCCGGCCCGCGCGCCCGCTACGCCGACGTCTTCCGCGTCCGCGAGTTCCGCTTCGTCTTCGCCGCGCACGTCATGTCGATCCTCGGCGAGGTCGTCGCCGCCATCGCGCTGACCGTCCTCGTCTACGACCGCACCGGATCCCCGCTGCTGAGCGCGCTCACCCTGGGCGTCGGCCTGCTGCCGTACCTCGTCGGCGGGACCCTGCTGTCCTCGATCGCCGACCGCCTCCCGGCCCGCCGGGTGCTGGTGACCTGCGACCTGCTGGCGGCCGTCTGCTTCGCGCTGATGGTGCTGCCCGGGATGCCCGTCGCCGCGCTGCTGGCGCTGCGCTGCGTCGCGGGCGTCATCTCGCCGGTCTTCACCGGCACCCGGATCGCCACGCTGGCCGACATCCTCGGCACCGGCGACCGGTTCGTCCTCGGCCGCTCCGTCATCCGGCTCACCGCGCAGGCGGCGCAGCTCGCCGGCTTCGCCCTCGGCGGGCTGCTGGCGGCGTTCTCCCCGCGCGCGACGCTCACCCTGACGGCGCTGGGGATGCTCGGCTCGGCGCTGGTGCTGCGCTTCGGCACCCGCGCCCGCCCGGCCCGTACCGCCGCGGGGACGCCCGGCCGCGCGAGCACCGTCGGCGCCTCGCTCGCCGCCGCCGGCACCTTCCTGCGCGACCGCCGCATCCGCGCGCTGCTGCTGCTCACCTGGATCCCGCCGACCTTCGTCGTCGCCCCCGAGGCGCTGGCCGCCGCGTACGCGGACGACCTCGGCATCGGCGCCCTCGGGCTCGGCCTGCTCATGACCGGCATGCCGATCGGCGCGGTCACCAGCGAGATCCTGGCCGGCTCGCTGCTCGGCCCGCGCGGCCGGGAACGGATCGTCTTCCCGGTGGCGGTGCTGTGCACGGTCCCCGCGATCGGTTTCGTGACGCACCCGTCGTTCGGCTGGGCGCTGCCGCTGCTGGTGCTCACCGGCTTCGGCATCTCGTACTCCCTCGGGCTCGACCAGTGGTTCGTCGCGGCCGTGCCCGAGGAGATGCGCGGCCGGGCGATGACGCTGCAGACCGCCGGGCTGATGACGTTGCAGGGGGTGGGCATGGCGGGCGCGGGCGCGGTCGCGGAGTTCGCCCCCGTGCACCTGGCCGTCGCCGCGGTCGGTGTGACGGGCACGGTGTGCTCGCTGCTGGTCTGCCTGGAAGTGCGCAGGACCCGACCGAAGGGTGAGACCGGGCTGACCGCGACGTGA
- a CDS encoding MarR family winged helix-turn-helix transcriptional regulator → MPKPLSLSFDPIARADELWRQRWGAVPAMGAITSVMRAHQILLAQVDAVVKPYGLTFARYEALVLLTFSKAGELAMSKIGERLMVHPTSVTNTVDRLVKSGYVAKRPNPNDGRGTLASITDRGREVVEQATRDLMAMDFGLSAYDEEQCAEIFAMLRPLRIAAGDFEQ, encoded by the coding sequence GTGCCGAAGCCGCTGAGCCTGTCGTTCGACCCCATCGCGCGCGCCGATGAACTCTGGCGCCAGCGCTGGGGAGCCGTGCCCGCGATGGGGGCCATCACGTCGGTGATGCGCGCCCACCAGATCCTGCTGGCGCAGGTCGACGCCGTCGTCAAGCCGTACGGGCTGACCTTCGCGCGCTACGAGGCACTGGTGCTGCTCACCTTCTCCAAGGCCGGCGAGCTGGCGATGTCGAAGATCGGCGAGCGGCTGATGGTGCACCCGACGTCGGTGACCAACACCGTCGACCGGCTGGTGAAGTCCGGCTACGTGGCCAAGCGGCCCAACCCCAACGACGGCCGCGGCACGCTCGCGTCGATCACCGACCGGGGCCGCGAGGTCGTCGAGCAGGCGACCCGCGATCTGATGGCGATGGACTTCGGGCTGAGCGCGTACGACGAGGAGCAGTGCGCGGAGATCTTCGCCATGCTCCGCCCGCTGCGGATAGCCGCGGGCGACTTCGAGCAGTAG
- a CDS encoding DUF3817 domain-containing protein: MKKSVLTRYRTMAYVTGVLLVLLTLGMIGKYALDLSGADGFTKVVSIAHGWLYILYLVFAFDLGSKAKLPVGRLIWVLLAGTVPTAAFFVERKLTRQVEPLVVREGEPAAAKA, from the coding sequence ATGAAGAAGAGCGTCCTCACCCGCTACCGCACGATGGCGTACGTGACCGGCGTGCTCCTCGTCCTGCTCACCCTGGGCATGATCGGCAAGTACGCCCTGGACCTCTCCGGCGCGGACGGCTTCACCAAGGTCGTGAGCATCGCCCACGGCTGGCTGTACATCCTCTACCTGGTGTTCGCCTTCGACCTCGGCTCCAAGGCGAAGCTCCCGGTCGGCAGGCTGATCTGGGTGCTGCTCGCGGGGACGGTGCCGACGGCGGCGTTCTTCGTGGAGCGGAAGCTCACCCGGCAGGTCGAGCCGCTGGTCGTCCGCGAGGGCGAGCCCGCGGCGGCGAAGGCGTAG
- a CDS encoding methylmalonyl-CoA mutase — MDAAAMEEGRRRWQARYDAARKREADFTTLSGDDVEPVYGPRPGDVYEGFERIGWPGEFPYTRGLYATGYRGRTWTIRQFAGFGNAEQTNERYKLILGAGGGGLSVAFDMPTLMGRDSDDPHALGEVGHCGVAIDSAADMEVLFRDIPLGDITTSMTISGPAVPVFCMYLVAAERQGVDPGVLNGTLQTDIFKEYIAQKEWLFQPEPHLRLIGDLMEYCAERIPAYKPLSVSGYHIREAGSTAAQELAYTLADGFGYVELGLSRGLDVDAFAPGLSFFFDAHVDFFEEIAKFRAARRIWARWLRDVYGARSEKAQWLRFHTQTAGVSLTAQQPYNNVVRTAVEALAAVLGGTNSLHTNALDETLALPSERAAEIALRTQQVLMEETGVANVADPLGGSWYVEQLTDRIEADAEKIFEQIRERGRRAHPDGRHPIGPITSGILRGIEDGWFTGEIAESAFRYQRSLEKGDKKIVGVNCHTGSVTGDLEILRVSHEVEREQVRTLAVRRGARDDARVRAALADMLTAARDGGNMIEPMLAAVRAEATLGEICDALRDEWGVYTEPAAF, encoded by the coding sequence ATGGATGCTGCGGCCATGGAAGAGGGCCGGCGCCGCTGGCAGGCGCGTTACGACGCGGCCCGCAAGCGCGAGGCGGACTTCACCACGCTCTCCGGCGACGACGTCGAGCCGGTCTACGGCCCGCGCCCCGGGGATGTCTACGAGGGCTTCGAGCGCATCGGCTGGCCCGGCGAGTTCCCGTACACCCGCGGCCTGTACGCCACCGGCTACCGCGGCCGGACGTGGACCATCCGCCAGTTCGCCGGCTTCGGCAACGCCGAGCAGACCAACGAGCGCTACAAGCTCATCCTCGGCGCGGGCGGCGGCGGCCTGTCCGTCGCGTTCGACATGCCCACCCTCATGGGCCGCGACTCCGACGACCCGCACGCGCTGGGCGAGGTCGGGCACTGCGGCGTGGCCATCGACTCCGCCGCCGACATGGAGGTGCTCTTCCGGGACATCCCGCTGGGCGACATCACCACCTCGATGACGATCAGCGGCCCCGCGGTCCCCGTCTTCTGCATGTACCTCGTCGCCGCCGAGCGCCAGGGCGTCGACCCCGGTGTCCTCAACGGCACGCTGCAGACCGACATCTTCAAGGAGTACATCGCGCAGAAGGAGTGGCTCTTCCAGCCCGAGCCGCACCTGCGCCTCATCGGCGACCTGATGGAGTACTGCGCCGAGCGCATCCCCGCGTACAAGCCGCTCTCCGTCTCCGGCTACCACATCCGCGAGGCCGGCTCGACGGCCGCGCAGGAGCTGGCGTACACCCTCGCCGACGGCTTCGGCTACGTGGAGCTGGGCCTCTCCCGCGGCCTCGACGTCGACGCCTTCGCCCCCGGCCTCTCCTTCTTCTTCGACGCCCACGTCGACTTCTTCGAGGAGATCGCCAAGTTCCGCGCCGCGCGCCGCATCTGGGCCCGCTGGCTGCGCGACGTGTACGGGGCGCGCAGCGAGAAGGCGCAGTGGCTGCGCTTCCACACCCAGACCGCGGGCGTCTCGCTCACCGCCCAGCAGCCGTACAACAACGTCGTGCGCACCGCCGTCGAGGCGCTGGCCGCGGTCCTCGGCGGCACCAACTCGCTCCACACCAACGCCCTGGACGAGACCCTGGCGCTGCCCAGCGAGCGGGCCGCGGAGATCGCGCTCCGCACCCAGCAGGTGCTGATGGAGGAGACCGGCGTCGCGAACGTCGCCGACCCGCTCGGCGGCTCCTGGTACGTCGAGCAGCTCACCGACCGGATCGAGGCCGACGCGGAGAAGATCTTCGAGCAGATCCGCGAGCGCGGCCGGCGCGCCCACCCCGACGGGCGGCACCCCATCGGGCCGATCACGTCCGGGATCCTGCGCGGCATCGAGGACGGCTGGTTCACCGGCGAGATCGCCGAGTCGGCCTTCCGCTACCAGCGGTCGCTGGAGAAGGGCGACAAGAAGATCGTCGGCGTCAACTGCCACACCGGCTCCGTCACCGGCGACCTGGAGATCCTGCGGGTCAGCCACGAGGTGGAGCGCGAGCAGGTGCGCACGCTGGCCGTCCGCAGGGGCGCCCGCGACGACGCGCGGGTGCGCGCCGCGCTGGCGGACATGCTCACGGCGGCCCGGGACGGCGGCAACATGATCGAGCCGATGCTCGCCGCGGTACGGGCCGAGGCCACGCTCGGCGAGATCTGCGACGCGCTGCGCGACGAGTGGGGCGTCTACACCGAGCCGGCGGCCTTCTGA
- a CDS encoding TetR/AcrR family transcriptional regulator produces MSHETPAARRAGRPRSATADRAILDAARAAIAETGWAGVTLGGVAARAGVAKTTLYRRWPGKNELVLDALADLFDSLRLPDHGSLARDVEGVVLQFAELLREPRTRGALMAVLAEATQDAALRERIRDAIVDRQRHLVLLGRARAQARGELPVEPDAAAADRTADMIFDVIAGSVLHRLLVSAEPVTAAWATAFATLLTGGLAALTDPAPVPAPDPAAGSRDPSAQ; encoded by the coding sequence ATGAGCCACGAGACGCCCGCCGCACGGCGCGCGGGCCGGCCGCGCAGCGCGACCGCGGACCGGGCCATCCTGGACGCCGCCCGGGCCGCGATCGCCGAGACGGGCTGGGCCGGGGTGACGCTCGGCGGCGTCGCGGCCCGCGCGGGAGTGGCGAAGACCACGCTCTACCGGCGCTGGCCGGGCAAGAACGAGCTCGTCCTGGACGCGCTCGCCGACCTCTTCGACTCGCTGCGGCTGCCGGACCACGGCAGCCTGGCGCGGGACGTGGAGGGCGTGGTGCTGCAGTTCGCCGAGTTGCTGCGGGAGCCGCGCACGCGCGGCGCGCTGATGGCGGTGCTGGCCGAGGCGACGCAGGACGCGGCGCTGCGCGAGCGGATCCGCGACGCGATCGTCGACCGGCAACGGCATCTGGTGCTGCTGGGCCGCGCCCGGGCGCAGGCGCGCGGGGAGTTGCCGGTGGAACCGGACGCGGCGGCGGCGGACCGCACGGCGGACATGATCTTCGACGTGATCGCCGGTTCCGTGCTGCACCGGCTACTGGTGAGCGCGGAGCCGGTGACGGCCGCGTGGGCGACGGCGTTCGCCACCCTGCTGACCGGGGGCCTGGCCGCCCTGACGGATCCCGCACCCGTTCCTGCGCCGGACCCGGCCGCGGGCAGCCGGGACCCGTCCGCGCAATAG
- a CDS encoding tetratricopeptide repeat protein codes for MQPRNMSMSGAVDLAAVKAAAEAKEKAEAARAQAARDGVPAPGAGALVIDVDEAGFQQDVLQRSTEVPVVVDFWAEWCQPCKQLSPLLERLAQEYAGRFVLAKIDVDANQMLFQQFGVQSIPAVFAVVGGQAIPLFQGAAPEPQIRGVLDELIKVAEQQFGIVGQAVAGEDAAAGEEAGEREAPEEPAGPYDSALAAAGDALDRGDLGGAIQAYQNVLSDDPGNVEAKLGLAQAELLRRVEGLDPAAVRKEAADNPADVAAQIRVADLDLVGGHVEDAFGRLVDTVARTAGEDRQAARVRLLELFEVVGGDDPRVVAGRQALARVLF; via the coding sequence ATGCAGCCACGCAACATGTCTATGAGCGGAGCGGTCGACCTGGCCGCGGTGAAGGCGGCCGCGGAGGCCAAGGAGAAGGCGGAGGCGGCCCGCGCCCAGGCCGCCCGGGACGGGGTGCCCGCGCCCGGCGCCGGTGCGCTCGTCATCGATGTCGACGAGGCCGGCTTCCAGCAGGACGTCCTGCAGCGCTCCACCGAGGTCCCGGTCGTCGTCGACTTCTGGGCCGAGTGGTGCCAGCCGTGCAAGCAGCTCAGCCCGCTGCTGGAGCGGCTGGCACAGGAGTACGCCGGGCGGTTCGTGCTGGCCAAGATCGACGTGGACGCGAACCAGATGCTCTTCCAGCAGTTCGGCGTCCAGTCCATCCCGGCGGTCTTCGCGGTCGTCGGCGGGCAGGCCATCCCGCTCTTCCAGGGCGCCGCCCCGGAGCCGCAGATCCGCGGGGTGCTGGACGAGCTGATCAAGGTCGCCGAGCAGCAGTTCGGCATCGTCGGGCAGGCGGTGGCCGGCGAGGACGCCGCGGCCGGCGAGGAGGCGGGCGAGCGGGAGGCGCCGGAGGAGCCGGCGGGCCCGTACGACAGCGCGCTGGCCGCAGCCGGTGACGCGCTGGACCGGGGCGACCTCGGCGGCGCGATCCAGGCGTACCAGAACGTGCTCTCCGACGACCCGGGCAACGTGGAGGCCAAACTGGGGCTCGCGCAGGCGGAGCTGCTGCGGCGGGTGGAGGGGCTCGACCCCGCGGCCGTACGCAAGGAGGCGGCGGACAACCCGGCGGACGTGGCGGCGCAGATCCGGGTCGCGGACCTGGACCTGGTCGGCGGGCACGTCGAGGACGCGTTCGGGCGGCTGGTCGACACGGTGGCGCGGACCGCGGGCGAGGACCGGCAGGCCGCGCGGGTGCGGCTGCTGGAGCTCTTCGAGGTCGTCGGCGGCGACGATCCGCGGGTGGTGGCGGGGCGGCAGGCGCTGGCCCGCGTGCTGTTCTGA
- a CDS encoding DUF6230 family protein: protein MESQARGGTRWKRFAVVMVPSLAATAAIGVALSQGALAASFSVSGQEFKVTADRLEGVGFVQYSGVDSGHDLEGNEATRPVAISAFKEAEINGMCQSVVTPDVPLIGSVSLMLTAGDEKPVEAKNLYIDIAQLDADATFENINIGVAAGSSTKGPGIGKGDKANPNGFAQEADRAVLTDVKQTAWATSAGTFKLSGLSMKLHKGVKECF from the coding sequence ATGGAGTCCCAGGCACGTGGTGGGACCAGGTGGAAGCGGTTCGCCGTGGTCATGGTGCCGAGCCTGGCGGCGACCGCCGCGATCGGCGTGGCGCTGAGCCAGGGCGCGCTGGCGGCGTCGTTCAGCGTGTCGGGCCAGGAGTTCAAGGTCACGGCGGACCGGCTGGAGGGCGTCGGCTTCGTCCAGTACAGCGGCGTCGACAGCGGTCACGACCTGGAGGGCAACGAGGCGACCCGGCCGGTCGCGATCTCCGCGTTCAAGGAAGCGGAGATCAACGGCATGTGCCAGTCGGTCGTCACGCCCGACGTCCCGCTCATCGGCTCGGTGAGCCTGATGCTGACGGCGGGTGACGAGAAGCCGGTGGAGGCGAAGAACCTCTACATCGACATCGCGCAGCTCGACGCCGACGCGACGTTCGAGAACATCAACATCGGTGTGGCCGCCGGGTCCAGCACCAAGGGACCGGGCATCGGCAAGGGCGACAAGGCGAACCCGAACGGGTTCGCGCAGGAGGCCGACAGGGCCGTCCTCACGGACGTGAAGCAGACCGCCTGGGCCACCAGCGCCGGCACCTTCAAGCTGAGCGGGCTCAGCATGAAGCTGCACAAGGGCGTCAAAGAGTGCTTCTGA
- a CDS encoding DUF6114 domain-containing protein: MSAELPDLLHRLNTWRLGFRGWRGSRPFWAGLLTIAGGVPIGALPYYNIKLGNLSLQMATQAGAGGLIIGVLLVTLGLTMWFHAVVRVFAGVASIVLALVSIPVSNFGGLLVGFLLSMIGGALAVSWVPGVPEAADDAGAADGAADDTGDGTAEEKRAGAGEPGVDVLEDIDGGRHRAAG, translated from the coding sequence ATGAGCGCCGAGTTGCCGGACCTGCTGCACCGTCTGAACACCTGGCGGCTGGGATTCCGCGGTTGGCGCGGCTCCCGTCCGTTCTGGGCGGGTCTGCTGACCATCGCGGGCGGCGTGCCGATCGGCGCGCTGCCGTACTACAACATCAAGCTGGGCAACCTCAGCCTGCAGATGGCGACGCAGGCGGGGGCGGGCGGCCTGATCATCGGCGTGCTGCTGGTGACGCTCGGGCTGACCATGTGGTTCCACGCCGTCGTCCGGGTGTTCGCGGGCGTCGCCTCCATCGTGCTGGCGCTGGTGTCGATTCCGGTGTCCAACTTCGGCGGCCTGCTGGTGGGTTTCCTGCTGTCGATGATCGGCGGGGCGCTGGCCGTCTCGTGGGTCCCGGGCGTGCCGGAGGCCGCCGATGACGCCGGTGCCGCGGACGGGGCGGCCGACGACACCGGGGACGGTACGGCGGAGGAGAAGAGAGCCGGCGCCGGCGAGCCGGGCGTGGACGTGCTGGAGGACATCGACGGCGGGAGGCACCGTGCGGCCGGATGA